The proteins below are encoded in one region of Sedimentibacter sp. zth1:
- the cobJ gene encoding precorrin-3B C(17)-methyltransferase, translating into MKLYVVGFGAGGYENMTIQAKDALENSDIIVGYTVYTGLLKPYFGHKQFYETPMMKEIDRCRWAIEKAEENNIVSMVCSGDSGVYGMASLIYELVGEKGDIDIEVISGVTAALSGGAVLGAPLTHDFAVISLSDLLTPKQLIYKRIECASIADFVICIYNPSSKKRSSYLQEACDIMLKYKSEETVCGFVKNIGRDGEKSTIVSLKELRNVNVDMFTTVFVGNSQTKVINGKMVTPRGYNSNKR; encoded by the coding sequence ATGAAATTATATGTTGTAGGTTTTGGAGCGGGTGGTTATGAAAACATGACTATTCAGGCAAAAGATGCATTGGAAAATAGTGATATTATAGTTGGATATACTGTTTATACAGGTTTATTGAAACCATATTTTGGTCATAAACAATTTTATGAAACTCCAATGATGAAGGAAATAGATAGATGTAGGTGGGCTATAGAAAAGGCTGAAGAAAACAACATAGTTTCCATGGTATGTAGTGGTGATAGTGGTGTTTATGGTATGGCAAGCTTGATATATGAGCTTGTAGGAGAAAAGGGTGATATTGATATAGAAGTTATATCAGGAGTAACAGCTGCGCTAAGTGGAGGAGCTGTTTTGGGAGCACCTTTGACGCATGATTTTGCTGTAATTAGCCTGAGCGATTTACTTACTCCTAAACAACTAATATATAAAAGAATAGAATGTGCTTCAATTGCTGATTTTGTTATTTGTATTTATAATCCATCAAGCAAAAAAAGATCAAGCTACTTGCAAGAGGCATGTGATATTATGTTAAAATATAAATCGGAAGAAACAGTGTGTGGATTTGTTAAAAATATTGGTAGAGATGGAGAGAAAAGCACAATTGTATCATTGAAAGAGCTAAGAAATGTTAATGTAGATATGTTTACAACTGTTTTTGTAGGAAATAGTCAAACTAAAGTAATTAATGGTAAAATGGTTACTCCAAGGGGGTATAACTCAAACAAAAGATAG
- a CDS encoding cation:proton antiporter — MLYSLALIFLLGLIFSALFKKINLPSLLGMILVGILIGPYGFNLLDNSILSISAQLRKFALIIILTRAGLTLNISDLKKVGRPAILMSFLPASFEILGIIIIAPILLGVELKEAALIGTVVAAVSPAVVVPRMIKFIDTRWGTNKSIPQLIIASSSMDDVFVIVLFTALSSIVGGKAVSASVLFQIPISIALGIVLGIVAGFILYSLFKKINMNEIVKVLIVLSVSFLLVELENRLNGIVPVSGLLAIMSMGITINYKQPILSKKLCSQYNNLWIAGQILLFVLVGACVNVKYAMSASFYGIIIVLFALVFRIVGVSLCLIKTNLTFKERVFCMIAYTPKATVQAAIGAVPLAMGLDCGQIVLTMAVISILITAPLGAIAIDKSYKKLLTK; from the coding sequence ATGCTTTACAGTTTAGCTTTGATTTTTTTACTCGGTTTAATTTTTTCAGCTTTATTTAAGAAAATTAATCTTCCTAGTTTGCTTGGAATGATTTTGGTAGGTATACTGATTGGTCCTTATGGCTTTAACTTGTTGGATAATTCTATACTTTCTATATCTGCACAACTTAGAAAATTTGCTTTGATAATTATTCTTACTCGTGCAGGTTTAACCTTAAATATCTCAGATTTAAAAAAGGTAGGTAGGCCAGCAATTCTAATGTCTTTTTTACCTGCTTCTTTTGAAATTTTAGGTATAATTATAATTGCCCCTATACTCTTGGGCGTAGAGTTAAAAGAGGCAGCCCTGATAGGTACTGTTGTTGCTGCAGTTTCTCCAGCAGTTGTTGTTCCAAGGATGATAAAATTTATTGACACCCGTTGGGGAACAAATAAAAGTATACCTCAACTAATCATTGCTAGTTCTTCAATGGATGATGTGTTTGTTATTGTTTTATTTACTGCTCTTTCTTCAATAGTAGGAGGCAAAGCTGTTAGTGCTAGTGTCCTTTTTCAAATACCTATCTCAATAGCACTTGGCATAGTATTAGGAATAGTAGCAGGATTTATTCTTTATTCATTGTTCAAAAAAATAAATATGAACGAAATAGTGAAAGTGCTTATTGTACTAAGCGTTTCATTTCTACTTGTAGAGTTAGAAAACAGATTAAATGGTATTGTTCCAGTTTCAGGACTATTAGCTATAATGAGTATGGGTATAACAATTAATTACAAGCAACCAATACTCTCAAAAAAACTATGCTCACAATACAATAACCTATGGATAGCTGGTCAAATACTTCTATTTGTCCTTGTAGGCGCATGTGTAAATGTAAAATATGCTATGTCAGCAAGCTTTTATGGAATAATCATCGTATTATTTGCACTTGTATTTAGGATTGTTGGAGTTTCTTTATGTCTAATTAAAACTAATTTAACTTTTAAAGAACGTGTATTTTGTATGATTGCATATACACCTAAAGCTACAGTGCAAGCTGCAATTGGTGCTGTTCCACTAGCTATGGGACTAGATTGTGGGCAAATTGTATTAACTATGGCTGTAATTTCTATTCTAATAACAGCGCCACTTGGTGCAATAGCTATTGATAAGAGCTATAAAAAACTACTTACCAAGTAA